In candidate division WOR-3 bacterium, one DNA window encodes the following:
- a CDS encoding HlyD family efflux transporter periplasmic adaptor subunit, with translation MKKFFIFILILIVIVVGFFFIRRRSVKPKEEISSVLEVKRGDIEVKVLATGTIQPYTRVEIRSPVSGRVERVEVDEGDLVKSGDILAWISSEDRIALIDAARSALETAQKSKNEEAIKEAKVAYEIAEKAYKPVPLTNSLAGEVISRACEPGQNVTPQTVLFVISDRLVAKVRVDEADIGKITIGQSAIITLDAFPNEPVAARVAKIAREAQVVSDVVVYDVLVEPISVPARWASGMTANVSFMVMSKKGVLTLPNAAIREREGEKFVMVMRENRPEPRRIETGATDGKLTEILAGLEEGEKVLIGGSFPGRGERRSEAERRFRQMMRQMPPGGFR, from the coding sequence ATGAAGAAGTTTTTTATCTTTATTTTAATTTTAATAGTGATAGTGGTGGGTTTTTTCTTTATCCGCAGACGCTCAGTAAAACCGAAGGAGGAGATATCTTCCGTTTTGGAAGTGAAGAGAGGGGATATTGAGGTTAAGGTTTTGGCGACCGGAACCATTCAACCCTATACCCGAGTGGAGATTCGTTCCCCGGTGAGCGGTCGGGTGGAAAGGGTGGAAGTAGACGAAGGGGATTTGGTGAAGAGCGGTGACATTTTGGCTTGGATTTCCAGTGAGGACCGGATTGCTTTAATTGATGCGGCCCGCTCCGCCTTAGAGACGGCACAGAAAAGTAAAAACGAGGAAGCGATAAAAGAGGCAAAAGTTGCTTACGAAATTGCCGAAAAGGCTTATAAACCAGTTCCTTTGACTAATTCCCTAGCAGGAGAGGTGATTAGTCGTGCCTGTGAACCGGGTCAGAATGTGACACCCCAGACTGTGCTTTTTGTCATTTCCGACCGACTGGTGGCGAAGGTTCGGGTTGATGAGGCAGATATTGGTAAGATCACCATAGGCCAATCGGCAATCATTACCCTTGATGCCTTCCCCAATGAGCCGGTTGCCGCCCGGGTAGCAAAAATCGCTCGGGAGGCACAGGTGGTCTCGGATGTGGTGGTCTATGATGTTCTGGTTGAGCCAATAAGTGTGCCGGCACGTTGGGCATCGGGTATGACCGCTAATGTCTCCTTTATGGTGATGAGTAAGAAAGGGGTTTTAACTTTACCGAATGCGGCAATAAGGGAAAGAGAAGGTGAAAAGTTTGTGATGGTGATGAGGGAAAATCGGCCGGAGCCAAGAAGGATTGAAACCGGCGCTACCGATGGGAAGTTGACCGAAATTTTAGCGGGATTGGAGGAAGGGGAGAAGGTTCTAATAGGTGGTAGTTTCCCTGGAAGGGGGGAGAGGAGAAGTGAGGCGGAGCGTCGTTTCCGGCAGATGATGAGGCAGATGCCGCCAGGAGGCTTCCGTTGA
- a CDS encoding ABC transporter permease yields MIELRNITKIYRLGKVELRALNNISFSITDGEFIAIMGPSGSGKSTLLNILGCLDVPTEGAYLIDGVEVSKLSDRQLAQIRNEKFGFVFQNYNLLPRLNAWANVELPLIYSGNYHRRKEKVFRALEVVNLRERAFHRPSELSGGEQQRVAIARALINEPSIILADEPTGNLDSKTGKEIMEILTGLNEKGITIVMVTHDNNIANYAQRIIRLRDGEIIEDERRKEMVSLPKKPSPTFQRKRKFSLAELKESVKMAIFSILANKLRSFLTMLGIIVGVAAVITMIALGQGASAQITQRIKQMGSNLVMVNQFRRMVGGGSVTPLSYSDALAIKEKITSVARIDASFRQRAPVVYGNLNVNTEINGVTPNFPIVRNFPVERGSFFTEEDNQLMRRVAVLGKTVVKKLFGEEDPIGQYIKIRRVIFQVIGVMSEKGSSGFRDEDDVVFIPLRTAQKRLFGLDRDRVMEINIEVKNEKMIDTTIKEVTQLLRERHRIREGEEDDFNVRSQAEILSTVQETSRTFTLLLAGIAIVSLIVGGIGIMNIMFVSVTERTREIGIRKAIGAQRIDILGQFLIEAVIVSLSGGIIGILLGIGASKLVSRFAGWTTIITPTSILLSFFFAFLVGFFFGVYPARKASLLNPIEALRYE; encoded by the coding sequence TTGATTGAGTTAAGAAACATCACCAAGATTTACCGGTTGGGTAAGGTTGAGTTACGCGCCTTAAATAATATCTCTTTTTCTATTACCGATGGTGAATTCATTGCCATTATGGGTCCTTCGGGTTCGGGAAAATCAACCCTCCTTAATATCCTCGGTTGTCTTGATGTGCCCACGGAAGGGGCATATTTAATTGATGGGGTGGAGGTGAGCAAACTTTCGGATAGGCAATTGGCGCAGATTCGGAACGAGAAATTTGGTTTCGTCTTCCAAAATTATAACCTCCTTCCCCGCCTCAATGCCTGGGCTAATGTGGAATTGCCTCTCATCTATTCGGGGAATTATCATCGGCGGAAGGAGAAAGTTTTCCGCGCCTTAGAGGTGGTGAATCTGAGAGAACGGGCGTTTCACCGGCCGAGTGAACTATCCGGTGGGGAGCAGCAGAGGGTGGCAATCGCCCGGGCTTTGATTAATGAGCCGTCAATTATTCTGGCTGATGAGCCAACCGGCAACCTTGATTCCAAAACCGGGAAGGAGATAATGGAGATTTTGACCGGATTGAATGAGAAGGGGATTACGATTGTGATGGTCACCCACGATAATAACATTGCCAATTATGCCCAAAGGATAATTCGTTTACGCGACGGCGAGATTATTGAGGACGAAAGAAGAAAAGAGATGGTTTCTCTTCCCAAAAAACCGAGCCCCACCTTTCAGCGTAAGAGAAAATTTTCTCTGGCGGAATTGAAAGAGAGTGTTAAGATGGCAATCTTTTCTATCTTAGCAAATAAACTGCGTAGTTTCCTAACGATGCTCGGGATTATCGTTGGCGTTGCCGCGGTGATTACAATGATTGCTCTTGGGCAGGGTGCCAGCGCCCAAATCACCCAACGGATTAAACAGATGGGTTCAAATTTAGTGATGGTCAATCAGTTCCGGCGGATGGTCGGTGGGGGGAGTGTCACTCCCCTTTCTTATAGCGATGCCTTGGCAATTAAGGAAAAGATTACTTCAGTTGCCCGGATTGATGCCTCCTTCCGGCAGCGGGCGCCGGTGGTTTATGGCAACTTAAATGTCAATACCGAAATAAATGGCGTGACGCCCAATTTCCCTATCGTCCGAAACTTTCCCGTAGAAAGGGGTTCTTTCTTTACGGAAGAGGATAATCAATTGATGCGCCGGGTGGCGGTTTTGGGCAAGACCGTGGTGAAGAAACTCTTCGGCGAGGAAGACCCGATTGGGCAGTACATAAAGATTAGGAGGGTGATCTTCCAGGTGATTGGGGTGATGAGTGAGAAAGGGAGTAGTGGATTTCGGGATGAGGATGATGTGGTCTTTATCCCTCTGCGCACCGCCCAGAAGAGGTTATTCGGTTTAGATCGGGACCGGGTGATGGAGATAAATATTGAAGTGAAGAATGAGAAGATGATTGATACCACTATCAAAGAGGTTACTCAACTTCTAAGGGAGCGGCACCGGATCCGGGAAGGAGAAGAAGATGATTTTAATGTCCGCTCCCAGGCGGAGATTCTTTCTACGGTGCAGGAGACGAGTCGCACCTTTACCTTACTTCTGGCGGGAATTGCGATTGTCAGTCTCATCGTTGGGGGAATTGGGATTATGAACATTATGTTTGTTTCGGTTACCGAGAGAACCAGGGAGATTGGGATTCGCAAGGCGATCGGCGCCCAGCGGATTGATATCTTAGGGCAGTTTTTGATTGAGGCGGTGATTGTCTCTCTGTCCGGTGGGATAATCGGGATTCTCTTGGGTATTGGCGCGAGTAAATTGGTCAGCCGGTTTGCCGGTTGGACAACAATTATTACCCCGACTTCTATTTTATTATCCTTCTTCTTTGCCTTTCTCGTGGGATTTTTCTTTGGGGTCTATCCGGCACGGAAGGCTTCGCTTCTCAATCCGATTGAAGCCCTCCGCTACGAATAG